In Brachypodium distachyon strain Bd21 chromosome 2, Brachypodium_distachyon_v3.0, whole genome shotgun sequence, one genomic interval encodes:
- the LOC100826214 gene encoding GDSL esterase/lipase At5g45920 — protein sequence MRPRLVLFGDSITEQSFSPGGWGAALAEHFARQADVVLRGLSGYNTRWALKVLDRAMEGAAAGAADPAAVTVFFGANDANLPDQPQAHQHVPLEEYQANLRAICAHFKNQWPSAAVILITPPPIYEPARILDIYGDNAPSRQPERTNEAAGTYAQACIAVAKELDHPVIDIWTKMQQFPDWQTSALCDGLHFTPFGNKILFDEVLKTLGSIGFSQHSLPSDLPLFHEIDPKDPLKAFEI from the exons ATGCGCCCGCGGCTGGTGCTCTTCGGCGACTCCATCACCGAGCAGTCCTTCTCCCCCGGCGGTTGgggcgccgccctcgccgaaCACTTCGCCCGCCAG GCGGATGTGGTGCTGCGCGGGCTCAGCGGGTACAACACGCGGTGGGCGCTGAAGGTGCTGGATAGAGCCATGGAGGGGGCGGCCGCCGGGGCCGCGGACCCGGCGGCCGTCACTGTGTTCTTCGGCGCCAACGACGCCAACCTGCCCGACCAGCCGCAGGCGCACCAGCACGTGCCGCTCGAGGAGTACCAGGCCAACCTCCGCGCGATCTGCGCCCACTTCAAG AATCAATGGCCTTCAGCTGCTGTCATACTTATCACGCCTCCACCGATCTACGAACCGGCGAGGATCCT AGACATTTATGGAGACAATGCCCCTTCAAGACAGCCTGAAAGAACCAATGAAGCTGCTGGCACTTATGCACAGGCATGCATAGCTGTTGCTAAAGAACTGGATCATCCAGTTATCGACATCTGGACAAAGATGCAGCAATTCCCTGATTGGCAAACATCTGCATTATG TGACGGACTGCATTTCACCCCGTTCGGGAACAAGATTTTGTTCGACGAGGTACTGAAGACACTGGGAAGTATCGGTTTCAGCCAGCACAGCCTCCCGTCGGATCTTCCTCTCTTCCATGAAATTGACCCCAAGGACCCATTGAAAGCCTTTGAAATATGA
- the LOC100830810 gene encoding transcription factor GTE4 — MTSGPPSPSGKPYSRKSHPKSSKAPGARSSDARNGPVIPTVTFSLSSSLATRRELRRRLSAELAQVRAVSKRLSSLPAPAPSSALSATDPSTPLPPQPPSSKHKSKKAPPNPSGSAEARRKLYAPVFKSCGLLLTRLMKHKHGWVFNVPVDASALGLHDYHTIITKPMDLGTVKSRLAEGHYKSPREFATEVRLTFQNAMKYNPKGQDVYFMAEQLLNMFEEKWPDIEAEIAQLSPQPPTPSSAAPKKPREIDNGRVLERSDSTAHAAGLEATPKPHPGTGRPPVLKKPKAREPNKREMTFWEKQKLSNDLQDLPPEKLDNVVQIIKKRNSSLNQHDDEIEVDIDSFDVETLWELDRFVTNYKKSMTKNKRKAELPVVRQDESEHDPDMEKIEHRRQDESEQEQMLTVQETNPEPVDVELPMVDVEPPKEIAPDDNGRYVGSSSPAHLEDQKGENAGRSSSSGSSSSGSGSSSSDTDTDSSSADGSDAAQSPKS, encoded by the exons ATGACCTCcggcccgccgtcgccgtccggcAAGCCTTACTCCCGCAAATCTCACCCCAAATCCTCCAAGGCCCCCGGCGCCCGCTCCTCCGATGCTCGCAATGGTCCGGTGATCCCCACCGTCACCTTCTCGCTCTCCTCGTCGCTGGCCACACGACGGgaactccgccgccgcctctccgccGAGCTCGCCCAGGTGCGCGCCGTCTCCAAGCGCCTAAGCTCCCTCCCCGCTcccgccccctcctccgcgcTCTCCGCCACTGACCCATCCACGCCGCTCCCCCCGCAACCGCCCTCCTCCAAGCACAAGTCCAAGAAGGCCCCCCCGAACCCGTCCGGCTCCGCGGAGGCGCGGCGGAAGCTCTACGCCCCCGTGTTCAAGAGCTGCGGCCTGCTGTTGACCAGGCTGATGAAGCACAAGCACGGCTGGGTGTTCAACGTGCCGGTCGATGCCAGCGCGCTGGGTCTGCATGACTACCACACCATCATCACCAAGCCCATGGACCTCGGCACCGTCAAGTCGCGGCTGGCCGAGGGGCACTACAAGTCACCGCGGGAGTTCGCAACTGAAGTCCGCCTAACTTTTCAAAACGCCATGAAGTACAACCCCAAGGGGCAGGATGTGTACTTCATGGCCGAGCAGCTTCTGAATATGTTTGAGGAGAAGTGGCCAGACATCGAAGCTGAGATAGCACAGCTGTCACCACAGCCACCGACACCGTCGTCAGCAGCGCCTAAGAAGCCGAGGGAGATAGACAATGGAAGAGTGTTAGAGAGGTCTGACTCCACGGCACATGCTGCAGGACTGGAGGCTACGCCAAAGCCGCACCCGGGCACTGGCAGACCCCCAGTTTTAAAGAAGCCCAAGGCAAGGGAGCCTAACAAGAGGGAGATGACCTTTTGGGAGAAGCAAAAGCTTAGCAACGACCTGCAGGACTTGCCTCCCGAGAAGCTTGACAATGTCGTGCAGATTATAAAGAAGAGGAACTCGTCACTCAATCAGCATGATGATGAGATTGAGGTTGACATAGATAGCTTTGATGTTGAGACATTGTGGGAACTGGATAGGTTTGTGACAAACTACAAAAAAAGTATGACCAAGAATAAGCGGAAGGCAGAGCTTCCTGTGGTACGGCAGGATGAGTCCGAGCATGATCCAGATATGGAGAAAATAGAGCATAGAAGGCAGGATGAGTCAGAGCAGGAGCAGATGCTCACAGTACAAGAGACG AATCCAGAACCAGTTGATGTTGAACTACCTATGGTTGATGTTGAACCACCTAAGGAAATTGCACCAG ATGACAATGGGAGGTATGTGGGTTCATCATCACCGGCTCATTTGGAAGACCAGAAGGGAGAGAATGCAGGTAGATCAAGTAGTTCTGGAAGCTCTAGCAGCGGATCAGGGTCTTCCTCCAGTG ATACAGATACCGATAGTTCATCAGCGGATGGATCAGATGCTGCACAGTCACCCAAATCGTAA
- the LOC100833563 gene encoding uncharacterized protein LOC100833563 — protein MHPLRRLPALPLLLLPHGSTPRRILATGASAASPLPWPGLHAWRRASPSDLRSWGPHGPCAPDTDDTGPPEACAAAGNGSSLAEMGALVLSTADPLAKAQLTHAAFSQWATGGLPVGLARAPDHPARPDKPLVVTQKEITTHKAMGVPLNAYMLHNLAHVELNAIDLAWDTVVRFSPLQDTLGDGFFADFARVADDESRHFRWYSQRLAELGFRYGDMPVHNLLWRECAKSSTDVSARMAVIPLVQEARGLDAGPRLVQKLLGFADHRSADIVAKVAEEELAHVSVGLFWFLKVCQMMGRVPGATFRDLIKEHGVVMKGPFNYPSRDEAGIPREWYDENFKHEAASKLSEVHDRLACVVEMEKENAS, from the exons ATGCACCCGCTCCGGCGTCTAcccgcgctgccgctgctgctgctgccgcatGGCTCCACGCCCCGCCGCATCCTCGCCACCGGGGCCTCCGCTGCCTCGCCGCTACCGTGGCCGGGGCTCCACGCCTGGCGCCGGGCTTCTCCCAGCGACCTCCGCTCGTGGGGCCCGCACGGCCCCTGCGCCCCGGACACGGACGACACGGGCCCGCCAGaagcctgcgccgccgccggcaacggCTCGTCCTTGGCCGAGATGGGCGCCCTCGTGCTGTCCACCGCCGACCCCCTCGCCAAGGCGCAGCTCACCCACGCCGCCTTCTCCCAGTGGGCGACGGGCGGGCTCCCCGTTGGCCTGGCTCGGGCCCCCGACCACCCCGCCAGGCCGGACAAGCCCCTCGTG GTGACGCAGAAGGAGATCACCACGCACAAGGCGATGGGGGTGCCGCTGAACGCGTACATGCTCCACAACCTGGCGCACGTCGAGCTCAATGCCATCGATCTTGCTTGGGATACTGTAGTGCGGTTCTCGCCACTCCAGGACACCCTGGGAGATGGCTTCTTCGCGGATTTTGCACGCGTGGCTGATGATGAGAGCCGACATTTTCGGTGGTATTCGCAACGGCTTGCAGAACTTGGGTTCAG GTATGGCGATATGCCTGTTCACAATCTTCTGTGGAGGGAGTGTGCAAAATCCTCAACTGATGTTTCTGCACGGATGGCAGTGATACCATTAGTACAG GAAGCTAGAGGCCTTGATGCCGGACCAAGGCTAGTGCAAAAGTTACTTGGCTTTGCGGATCATAGATCTGCAGACATTGTGGCAAAAGTAGCAGAGGAAGAGCTTGCACATGTATCTGTAGGTTTATTTTGGTTTCTGAAAGTATGCCAAATGATGGGTCGTGTCCCGGGTGCTACTTTTAGAG ACTTAATAAAGGAGCATGGCGTTGTAATGAAGGGTCCATTTAACTATCCATCTCGTGATGAAGCTGGTATACCGCGAGAATG GTACGATGAGAATTTTAAACATGAAGCTGCAAGTAAACTTTCAGAG GTACATGATAGGCTAGCTTGTGTTGTTGAGATGGAGAAAGAGAATGCAAGTTGA
- the LOC100826529 gene encoding uncharacterized protein LOC100826529, translating into MGCCCCGGGGDRDRDRGCRPLGWLLGLPFALVAVLVSIVGAIIWIIGLPISCICPCCLCVTLLLEVAVELVKAPLHVMTWFTSKIPC; encoded by the exons atgggctgctgctgctgcggaggcggaggcgatcGCGACCGCGACCGCGGGTGCCGGCCGCTCGGGTGGCTGCTGGGCCTGCCCTTCGCgctcgtcgccgtcctcgTCTCCATCGTCGGCGCCATCATCTGGATCATCGG GCTGCCGATCTCGTGCATCTGCCCCTGCTGCCTGTGCGTGACGCTGCTgctggaggtggcggtggagcTCGTCAAGGCGCCGCTCCATGTCATGACGTGGTTCACCTCCAAGATACCCTGCTGA
- the LOC100837861 gene encoding GDSL esterase/lipase At5g45910 isoform X1 codes for MPTKALVSILFLLLLLAMAQPGSSSQGYNAIYNFGDSISDTGNLCLGGCPSWLTTGQPPYGKNYFGRPTGRCSDGRVFVDFLAEYFGLPLLPPSKTNGTDFKKGANMAIVGATAMNMDFFKSRGLTKSVWNSGSLEAQISWFQQLMPSICGNANADCKSYLKNSLFIVGEFGGNDYNAGIFGRRSLDEVKTYVGQITDKVRSGVQTLLGLGAVDVVVPGVLPIGCFPVYLTLYGGSNQGDYDGDGCLKRFNDLSGYHNELLRQGISSLQSKYPGARLMYGDFYNHVTQMVRSPSIFGLKYGLRVCCGAGGQGSYNYNNEVRCGTPGACACGDPADYLFWDGIHLTEAAYRSVANGWLNGPYCIPAILH; via the exons ATGCCGACCAAGGCGCTCGTGTCCATcctgttcctcctcctcctcctcgccatgGCCCAGCCCGGGTCCTCCTCGCAGGGCTACAACGCGATCTACAACTTCGGCGACTCCATCTCCGACACCGGCAACCTCTGCTTGGGCGGCTGCCCGTCATGGCTGACCACCGGCCAGCCGCCCTACGGCAAGAACTACTTCGGCCGCCCCACCGGCCGCTGCAGCGACGGCCGCGTCTTCGTCGACTTCCTCG CTGAGTACTTCGgtttgccgctgctgccgccgtccaAGACGAACGGCACCGACTTCAAGAAAGGCGCCAACATGGCCATCGTCGGCGCCACGGCCATGAACATGGACTTCTTCAAGTCCCGCGGCTTGACCAAAAGCGTCTGGAACAGCGGCTCGCTGGAGGCCCAAATCAGTTGGTTCCAGCAGCTCATGCCTTCCATCTGCGGCAACGCCAACG CAGATTGCAAGAGCTACCTGAAGAACTCTCTGTTCATCGTGGGCGAGTTCGGGGGCAACGACTACAACGCCGGGATCTTCGGCCGGAGGAGCCTCGACGAGGTCAAGACCTACGTGGGGCAGATCACGGACAAGGTCAGAAGCGGCGTCCAG ACGCTGCTGGGGCTGGGCGCGGTGGACGTGGTGGTGCCGGGCGTGCTGCCGATCGGGTGCTTCCCGGTGTACCTGACGCTCTACGGGGGCTCCAACCAGGGCGACTACGACGGGGACGGGTGCCTGAAGCGCTTCAACGACCTGTCCGGCTACCACAACGAGCTTCTCAGGCAGGGCATCTCCAGCCTCCAGAGCAAGTACCCCGGCGCCAGGCTCATGTACGGCGACTTCTACAACCATGTCACGCAGATGGTCCGGTCTCCGTCGATCTTCG GACTGAAATACGGCCTGAGAGTCtgctgcggcgccggcggccaaggGTCCTACAACTACAACAACGAGGTGAGGTGTGGAACGCCCGGGGCATGCGCCTGCGGGGATCCCGCGGACTACTTGTTCTGGGACGGCATTCACTTGACCGAGGCTGCCTACCGTTCTGTCGCGAATGGCTGGCTCAATGGGCCTTACTGTATCCCTGCCATTCTGCATTGA
- the LOC100837861 gene encoding GDSL esterase/lipase At5g45910 isoform X2, translating into MPTKALVSILFLLLLLAMAQPGSSSQGYNAIYNFGDSISDTGNLCLGGCPSWLTTGQPPYGKNYFGRPTGRCSDGRVFVDFLAEYFGLPLLPPSKTNGTDFKKGANMAIVGATAMNMDFFKSRGLTKSVWNSGSLEAQISWFQQLMPSICGNANDCKSYLKNSLFIVGEFGGNDYNAGIFGRRSLDEVKTYVGQITDKVRSGVQTLLGLGAVDVVVPGVLPIGCFPVYLTLYGGSNQGDYDGDGCLKRFNDLSGYHNELLRQGISSLQSKYPGARLMYGDFYNHVTQMVRSPSIFGLKYGLRVCCGAGGQGSYNYNNEVRCGTPGACACGDPADYLFWDGIHLTEAAYRSVANGWLNGPYCIPAILH; encoded by the exons ATGCCGACCAAGGCGCTCGTGTCCATcctgttcctcctcctcctcctcgccatgGCCCAGCCCGGGTCCTCCTCGCAGGGCTACAACGCGATCTACAACTTCGGCGACTCCATCTCCGACACCGGCAACCTCTGCTTGGGCGGCTGCCCGTCATGGCTGACCACCGGCCAGCCGCCCTACGGCAAGAACTACTTCGGCCGCCCCACCGGCCGCTGCAGCGACGGCCGCGTCTTCGTCGACTTCCTCG CTGAGTACTTCGgtttgccgctgctgccgccgtccaAGACGAACGGCACCGACTTCAAGAAAGGCGCCAACATGGCCATCGTCGGCGCCACGGCCATGAACATGGACTTCTTCAAGTCCCGCGGCTTGACCAAAAGCGTCTGGAACAGCGGCTCGCTGGAGGCCCAAATCAGTTGGTTCCAGCAGCTCATGCCTTCCATCTGCGGCAACGCCAACG ATTGCAAGAGCTACCTGAAGAACTCTCTGTTCATCGTGGGCGAGTTCGGGGGCAACGACTACAACGCCGGGATCTTCGGCCGGAGGAGCCTCGACGAGGTCAAGACCTACGTGGGGCAGATCACGGACAAGGTCAGAAGCGGCGTCCAG ACGCTGCTGGGGCTGGGCGCGGTGGACGTGGTGGTGCCGGGCGTGCTGCCGATCGGGTGCTTCCCGGTGTACCTGACGCTCTACGGGGGCTCCAACCAGGGCGACTACGACGGGGACGGGTGCCTGAAGCGCTTCAACGACCTGTCCGGCTACCACAACGAGCTTCTCAGGCAGGGCATCTCCAGCCTCCAGAGCAAGTACCCCGGCGCCAGGCTCATGTACGGCGACTTCTACAACCATGTCACGCAGATGGTCCGGTCTCCGTCGATCTTCG GACTGAAATACGGCCTGAGAGTCtgctgcggcgccggcggccaaggGTCCTACAACTACAACAACGAGGTGAGGTGTGGAACGCCCGGGGCATGCGCCTGCGGGGATCCCGCGGACTACTTGTTCTGGGACGGCATTCACTTGACCGAGGCTGCCTACCGTTCTGTCGCGAATGGCTGGCTCAATGGGCCTTACTGTATCCCTGCCATTCTGCATTGA